Proteins from a genomic interval of Zingiber officinale cultivar Zhangliang chromosome 1B, Zo_v1.1, whole genome shotgun sequence:
- the LOC121969555 gene encoding uncharacterized CRM domain-containing protein At3g25440, chloroplastic-like isoform X1 has product MVSRTLTCHLSRLLLRCPPPQIPNDSTPLLFRCRRLLEKFDPRGTIQGGACSLPPLLTPSVSLESCSNKYSKVHCQSTRYGVSSYLIGINVNGLRNVHSYQPLKNTGQDVVESLNATETEVPVNDQCGAKLKRKKLKGRRAVVKWLKYFRFKKKKEYERMTAEEKILFKLKKAKRKEERLVEAMKKIEPTASSETTHDPEILTPEEHFYFLKMGLKCKNYVPVGRRGVFQGVILNMHLHWKKHQTLQVVVKTFSPEEVREIAEELARLSGGIVLDIHEENTIIMYRGKNYVQPPTEIMSPKVTLSRKKALDKSKYRDGLHAVRRFIPKLHQDLEDLHERMKREGESINIAIEGATSDVVENKIAPCSNMKSLKELEVEEARHEPIDDDALVESSSWSESEDLSDIFETDSEAETEQSERPLYLDALEKFPSNMGKEPEDFEEHLRQIAAASKRANLSTKEVKLGDLDEVDKIFLRASALLKKRR; this is encoded by the exons ATGGTTAGCCGCACGCTAACATGTCACCTTTCTCGCCTCCTGCTCCGCTGCCCTCCTCCTCAGATCCCTAACGACTCCACTCCACTTCTTTTCAG GTGTCGAAGGCTCCTCGAAAAATTTGATCCACGAGGAACGATACAAGGAGGCGCGTGTTCCTTGCCGCCGCTGCTTACACCCAGTGTAAGTTTGGAAAG TTGTTCTAATAAATATTCTAAGGTCCATTGTCAAAGTACAAGGTATGGAGTGTCCAGTTATTTGATTGGCATTAATGTCAATGGGTTGCGTAATGTTCATAGCTATCAGCCACTCAAGAATACAGGGCAGGATGTAGTGGAATCTCTAAATGCTACGGAAACTGAGGTACCTGTTAACGACCAATGCGGTGCAAAACTAAAGAGGAAAAAACTAAAAGGTAGAAGGGCTGTTGTAAAGTGGCTCAAATATTTTaggtttaaaaagaaaaaagagtATGAAAGAATGACTGCTGAAGAGAAAATTTTATTCAAGTTGAAAAAG GctaaaaggaaggaggaaagactTGTTGAGGCAATGAAGAAAATCGAACCTACAGCCTCTTCAGAAACTACCCATGATCCTGAGATACTTACCCCGGAAGAGCACTTTTACTTCCTCAAGATGGGTCTTAAATGCAAAAATTATGTACCTGTTGGTAGACGTGGTGTTTTCCAGGGAGTGATTCTGAACATGCATTTGCACTGGAAAAAGCATCAGACACTGCAGGTGGTGGTGAAGACATTTTCGCCAGAGGAAGTTCGTGAGATTGCTGAAGAATTAGCTAGATTAAGTGGTGGAATTGTGCTTGATATACATGAGGAAAACACCATTATCATGTACAGGGGAAAGAACTATGTGCAACCCCCAACAGAGATTATGTCACCGAAGGTCACTCTTTCGAGAAAGAAG GCTCTTGACAAGTCAAAATACCGAGATGGCTTACATGCAGTCAGGAGGTTCATTCCTAAGCTTCATCAAGACCTAGAGGACCTACACGAGCGGATGAAAAGAGAGGGAGAAAGTATAAACATAGCCATTGAGGGAGCAACTTCAGATGTTGTAGAAAACAAAATAGCTCCATGTAGTAATATGAAAAGCTTAAAGGAGCTTGAGGTGGAAGAGGCTAGGCACGAGCCCATTGATGATGATGCACTGGTTGAATCGAGTTCATGGTCAGAATCAGAGGACCTTTCAGATATATTTGAGACAGATTCTGAAGCGGAGACTGAACAATCAGAGCGTCCGCTGTATCTAGACGCACTGGAAAAATTTCCATCTAACATGGGTAAAGAGCCAGAGGACTTTGAGGAGCATCTACGCCAAATTGCTGCTGCCTCAAAGAGAGCTAACTTATCTACCAAAGAAGTAAAATTAGGTGACTTGGATGAGGTCGATAAGATTTTCCTTAGAGCCAGTGCCTTATTGAAGAAAAGAAGATGA
- the LOC121969555 gene encoding uncharacterized CRM domain-containing protein At3g25440, chloroplastic-like isoform X2, giving the protein MTAEEKILFKLKKAKRKEERLVEAMKKIEPTASSETTHDPEILTPEEHFYFLKMGLKCKNYVPVGRRGVFQGVILNMHLHWKKHQTLQVVVKTFSPEEVREIAEELARLSGGIVLDIHEENTIIMYRGKNYVQPPTEIMSPKVTLSRKKALDKSKYRDGLHAVRRFIPKLHQDLEDLHERMKREGESINIAIEGATSDVVENKIAPCSNMKSLKELEVEEARHEPIDDDALVESSSWSESEDLSDIFETDSEAETEQSERPLYLDALEKFPSNMGKEPEDFEEHLRQIAAASKRANLSTKEVKLGDLDEVDKIFLRASALLKKRR; this is encoded by the exons ATGACTGCTGAAGAGAAAATTTTATTCAAGTTGAAAAAG GctaaaaggaaggaggaaagactTGTTGAGGCAATGAAGAAAATCGAACCTACAGCCTCTTCAGAAACTACCCATGATCCTGAGATACTTACCCCGGAAGAGCACTTTTACTTCCTCAAGATGGGTCTTAAATGCAAAAATTATGTACCTGTTGGTAGACGTGGTGTTTTCCAGGGAGTGATTCTGAACATGCATTTGCACTGGAAAAAGCATCAGACACTGCAGGTGGTGGTGAAGACATTTTCGCCAGAGGAAGTTCGTGAGATTGCTGAAGAATTAGCTAGATTAAGTGGTGGAATTGTGCTTGATATACATGAGGAAAACACCATTATCATGTACAGGGGAAAGAACTATGTGCAACCCCCAACAGAGATTATGTCACCGAAGGTCACTCTTTCGAGAAAGAAG GCTCTTGACAAGTCAAAATACCGAGATGGCTTACATGCAGTCAGGAGGTTCATTCCTAAGCTTCATCAAGACCTAGAGGACCTACACGAGCGGATGAAAAGAGAGGGAGAAAGTATAAACATAGCCATTGAGGGAGCAACTTCAGATGTTGTAGAAAACAAAATAGCTCCATGTAGTAATATGAAAAGCTTAAAGGAGCTTGAGGTGGAAGAGGCTAGGCACGAGCCCATTGATGATGATGCACTGGTTGAATCGAGTTCATGGTCAGAATCAGAGGACCTTTCAGATATATTTGAGACAGATTCTGAAGCGGAGACTGAACAATCAGAGCGTCCGCTGTATCTAGACGCACTGGAAAAATTTCCATCTAACATGGGTAAAGAGCCAGAGGACTTTGAGGAGCATCTACGCCAAATTGCTGCTGCCTCAAAGAGAGCTAACTTATCTACCAAAGAAGTAAAATTAGGTGACTTGGATGAGGTCGATAAGATTTTCCTTAGAGCCAGTGCCTTATTGAAGAAAAGAAGATGA
- the LOC121969540 gene encoding receptor-like protein kinase 7 has protein sequence MRLLFLFLLHFAVFSAGGASTPAEELEILLRFKSSFNSANETVFPSWNANNPVCGGFAGIQCDSAGSVSQINLTASGLSGGIRFDLLCRLGSLSALSLGSNYLSGGVSDDLRNCTGLQILDLAFNGLSGAVPDLSPLDELRVLNFTSNGFSGAFPWSSLAGMSELEALNVGDNSFDPSMFPDVVLNLTKLNCLYLSHCNIHGKIPPAIGNLTRLINLEIADSFLTGLIPPEITKLSNLRQLELYNNSLEGRIPTGFGNLSKLAFFDASMNRLEGDLSELRGLTSLVSLQLFENDLSGEVPPEFRDFRFLTNLSLYSNRLSGTLPLMLGSWSEFNYIDVSTNFFTGPIPPEMCRKGSMQRLLILENKFTGEIPASYANCSSLIRFRVSNNSLSGEVPAGLWSLPNLNVIDLAINQFEGTIDAGIGAAKSLNQLFISDNRFSGSIPPEIGDATAIVNVELYNNHFSGNIPVRIERLQNLVSLYLQNNVFSGEIPEELGSCVALSALNLAGNKLSGQIPSSLGELMRLNSLDLSNNQISGEIPANLATLKLSSLNLSNNSLTGDIPAELAISAYSGSFLGNPGLCVDSSSAENLRSVRRCSAFARGSASKLRTPLTCILSVTAVFLAGLGLYIMLRNQQKNSSCDPEFAKNLSWDMKPFHVVTFDQKEIVEGIKPENLVGKGSSGEVYRVKLTNGEVVAVKQILCDRNRGDGKERSTAAMLGRRRRRPEAAREFEAEVRTLSEVRHVNVVKLYCSITSEEWSLLVYEHLPNGSLWDKLHGPATELPGKAAELGWDERCQVALGAARGLEYLHHGWDRPILHRDVKSSNILLDECLKPRIADFGLAKILCSAAVAGAAGEACSAPIIAGTHGYIAPEYAYTWKVNEKSDVYSFGVVLMELVTGRQPIEAEYGEAKDIVHWVSTRHAAPESAVDSRIRPEWAREAAVKMLRVAVLCTARLPAMRPSMRTVVQILEETVGA, from the exons ATGCgcctcctctttctcttcctccttcacTTCGCCGTCTTTTCCGCCGGAGGAGCTTCCACTCCGGCGGAGGAGCTTGAAATTCTACTCCGGTTTAAATCCTCGTTTAACAGCGCCAATGAGACCGTCTTCCCGTCATGGAACGCCAACAACCCAGTCTGCGGCGGCTTTGCTGGAATCCAGTGCGACTCCGCTGGCTCTGTCTCCCAAATCAACCTCACCGCCTCCGGACTCTCCGGCGGAATCCGGTTTGACCTCCTCTGCCGCCTCGGCTCCCTGTCCGCGCTCTCCCTCGGGTCTAATTACCTTTCTGGTGGTGTCTCCGACGACCTTCGCAACTGCACcggcctccagatccttgacctggCGTTCAATGGCCTGTCCGGTGCAGTTCCAGACCTTTCGCCGCTTGACGAGCTCCGAGTTTTGAACTTTACCAGCAATGGCTTCTCCGGCGCCTTCCCTTGGAGCTCCCTCGCTGGAATGAGCGAGTTGGAGGCCCTCAACGTCGGCGACAACTCGTTCGATCCTAGTATGTTCCCCGACGTGGTGCTGAATTTGACCAAGCTCAATTGTCTTTATCTATCGCACTGCAACATCCATGGGAAAATCCCGCCGGCGATTGGCAACCTGACGAGGCTCATCAACCTCGAGATAGCTGACAGCTTCCTCACCGGCTTGATCCCGCCGGAGATTACCAAGCTCTCGAATTTACGGCAGCTCGAGCTTTATAACAATTCGCTCGAGGGCCGTATCCCGACCGGGTTCGGAAACCTCTCAAAGTTGGCCTTTTTCGATGCGTCCATGAACAGATTGGAGGGCGACCTCTCGGAACTCCGGGGCTTGACAAGCCTCGTCTCGTTGCAACTCTTCGAAAACGATCTCTCCGGCGAGGTGCCGCCGGAGTTTCGTGACTTCCGTTTTCTCACCAACTTATCTCTGTACTCGAACAGGTTAAGTGGGACGCTGCCTTTGATGCTCGGGAGTTGGTCAGAGTTCAATTACATCGACGTGTCGACGAACTTCTTCACTGGCCCGATCCCGCCGGAGATGTGCCGGAAGGGAAGCATGCAGAGGCTTCTGATTCTGGAGAACAAGTTCACTGGGGAGATCCCGGCGAGCTACGCCAATTGCTCATCTCTGATTCGGTTCAGGGTCAGTAACAATTCTCTCTCCGGCGAGGTTCCCGCCGGGCTTTGGAGCTTGCCGAACTTGAACGTCATCGATCTCGCTATCAACCAATTCGAAGGCACAATTGACGCCGGGATCGGGGCAGCCAAATCACTGAACCAGCTGTTTATTTCCGACAACCGGTTCTCCGGCAGTATTCCTCCGGAGATTGGTGACGCTACGGCGATAGTCAACGTGGAGTTGTATAATAACCACTTCTCCGGCAATATTCCGGTAAGAATCGAACGGCTGCAGAACCTCGTGAGTCTTTATCTGCAGAACAACGTATTCTCCGGCGAGATTCCAGAAGAGCTCGGCTCGTGCGTTGCGTTAAGCGCATTGAACCTCGCCGGGAACAAGCTCTCCGGCCAGATCCCGTCCAGCCTAGGTGAGTTGATGAGGCTCAACTCACTGGATTTGTCCAACAACCAGATCTCCGGCGAAATCCCGGCTAACCTTGCAACTCTAAAGCTCTCCTCCCTCAACCTTTCTAACAATAGCCTCACCGGCGACATTCCGgcggagcttgccatctcggccTATAGCGGCAGCTTCTTGGGGAATCCGGGCCTCTGCGTCGACAGCAGCAGCGCCGAGAATCTCCGTTCGGTCAGACGTTGCTCCGCCTTCGCGAGAGGTTCCGCCAGCAAGTTGCGCACCCCCCTCACCTGCATACTCTCGGTCACCGCCGTCTTCCTCGCCGGCCTCGGTCTCTACATCATGTTAAGGAACCAGCAGAAGAATTCCTCATGTGACCCCGAATTCGCGAAGAACTTGTCGTGGGACATGAAACCGTTCCATGTTGTGACCTTCGACCAGAAGGAGATTGTGGAGGGGATCAAGCCAGAGAACCTCGTCGGAAAGGGCAGCTCCGGCGAGGTATACCGGGTGAAGCTGACGAACGGAGAGGTGGTCGCGGTGAAGCAGATATTGTGCGACAGGAACAGGGGAGACGGCAAGGAGCGGAGCACCGCGGCGATGCTAGGGAGGAGACGGAGGCGGCCGGAGGCGGCTAGGGAGTTCGAGGCGGAGGTGCGGACGCTGAGCGAAGTGCGCCACGTCAACGTGGTAAAGCTCTACTGCAGCATCACGAGCGAGGAGTGGAGCCTGCTGGTATACGAGCACCTGCCCAACGGGAGCCTCTGGGACAAGCTCCACGGACCGGCAACGGAGCTGCCGGGGAAGGCGGCGGAGCTGGGGTGGGATGAGAGGTGTCAGGTTGCGCTGGGAGCGGCGCGAGGGCTGGAGTATCTCCACCACGGTTGGGACCGCCCTATACTTCACCGAGACGTCAAATCCAGCAATATCCTCCTCGACGAGTGTCTCAAGCCCCGCATCGCCGACTTCGGCCTCGCCAAGATCCTGTGCTCCGCTGCGGTTGCCGGAGCAGCAGGGGAAGCTTGCTCTGCTCCTATCATCGCCGGTACTCACGGCTACATCGCCCCAG AGTACGCGTACACATGGAAGGTGAATGAGAAGAGCGACGTGTACAGCTTCGGCGTGGTGCTGATGGAGCTGGTGACAGGCCGGCAGCCGATCGAGGCGGAGTACGGCGAGGCAAAGGACATCGTGCACTGGGTGTCAACGAGGCACGCGGCGCCGGAGAGCGCGGTGGACAGCAGAATAAGGCCGGAGTGGGCGAGGGAAGCGGCCGTCAAGATGCTGAGGGTTGCAGTGCTGTGCACGGCGAGGCTTCCGGCCATGCGTCCATCGATGAGGACGGTAGTTCAGATTCTGGAGGAGACCGTTGGCGCCTGA